In Rhinolophus ferrumequinum isolate MPI-CBG mRhiFer1 chromosome 25, mRhiFer1_v1.p, whole genome shotgun sequence, the following proteins share a genomic window:
- the ZCCHC8 gene encoding zinc finger CCHC domain-containing protein 8, whose translation MAAEVDFGDLKLFEAFDHPEESLPKPVHTRFKDDDGDEEDENGVGDAELRERLRQCEETIEQLRAENQELRRKLNILTRPSGILVNNTKLDGPLLQILFMNNVISKYFHQEIEEFVSNLVRRFEEQQKNDVEKTSFNLLPQPSSVMLEEDHKVEESCAVTNNKEAFSVIGSVLYFTNFCLDKLGQPLLNENPQLTEGWEIPKYQQVFSHIVSLEGQEIQVKAKRPKPHCFNCGSEEHQMKDCPMPRNAARISEKRKEFMDACGETNNQNFQQRYHAEEVEERFGRFKPGVISEELQDALGVTDKSLPPFIYRMRQLGYPPGWLKEAELENSGLALYDGKDGADGETGAGEIQQNQSVTYDLSKLVNYPGFNISTPRGIPDEWRMFGSIPMQACQQKDVFANYLSSNFQAPSVRSGSKRSSSQSSPTSPKKQKESDSAASSADMELDSDAEVLRGSPSGGAFQFQPPLPPGTPPPLARGTPPLPKGTPPLTPSDSPQTRTAAAMDEDALTLEELEEQQRRIWAALEQAESVNSDSDIPVDTPLTGNSVASSPCPNELDLPVPEGKTLEKQPPDEPDVPDTCTKKSEVEHPSSPDSGATLLCQKEEEESAQVTSGDALLDNGGVESNCDIRNGSSQKLLHEDSSPSTLAKIHSPIPDMSKFATGITPFEFENMAESTGMYLRIRNLLKNSPRNQQKNKKASE comes from the exons ATCAAGAACTTAGAAGAAAATTGAACATTCTGACTCGACCAAG TGGAATATTGGTGAACAACACTAAATTAGATGGACCTTTATTACAGATTCTGTTTATGAACAATGTGATTTCAAA GTATTTTCATCAAGAAATAGAGGAATTTGTATCAAATTTAGTAAGAAGATTTGAGGAACAGCAGAAAAATGATGTGGAAAAGACTTCCTTTAATCTTTTGCCCCAG cCATCCAGTGTTATGCTAGAAGAGGACCATAAAGTGGAAGAATCCTGTGCCGTTACAAACAACAAGGAAGCTTTTAGT GTTATAGGAAGTGTCCtgtattttactaatttttgccTTGATAAACTGGGGCAGCCGCTACTAAATGAAAACCCTCAGCTCACCGAAGGATGGGAAATACCCAA GTACCAGCAAGTCTTCAGCCACATTGTTTCTCTAGAAGGGCAAGAAATACAAGTAAAGGCCAAAAG GCCAAAGCCTCACTGTTTCAATTGTGGTTCTGAAGAACATCAAATGAAAGATTGCCCAATG CCTCGGAATGCTGCTCGaataagtgaaaagagaaaagaattcatGGATGCCTGTGGTGAGACAAACAATCAGAATTTTCAGCAGCGATACCATGCAGAAGAAGTGGAAGAAAGATTTGGAAGATTCAAGCCGGGAGTTATTAG tGAGGAACTTCAGGATGCACTGGGTGTGACGGACAAGAGTCTCCCACCTTTTATATACCGAATGCGCCAGCTAGGGTACCCCCCGGGGTGGCTCAAAGAGGCTGAACTGGAGAATTCAGGACTTGCACTCTACGATGGCAAAG ATGGTGCTGATGGGGAAACAGGAGCTGGAGAAATACAACAGAATCAAAGTGTCACTTATGATCTCTCGAAATTGGTAAACTATCCAGGTTTTAATATATCTACTCCCAGAGGAATTCCAGAC GAATGGAGGATGTTTGGTTCCATACCCATGCAGGCCTGTCAGCAGAAGGACGTGTTTGCCAACTACCTTTCTTCTAACTTCCAAGCG CCAAGTGTGAGGTCTGGCAGCAAGAGGTCTTCGTCTCAATCCAGCCCTACTAGTccaaagaagcagaaggaaagcGACTCGGCAGCCTCGTCCGCCGACATGGAGCTCGACTCGG ATGCAGAGGTCCTGCGTGGCTCTCCGAGCGGGGGAGCTTTTCAGTTTCAGCCGCCACTGCCCCCCGGCACTCCTCCCCCACTAGCCCGGGGgactcctcccctccccaagggCACCCCACCACTGACTCCCAGTGACTCACCGCAGACCAGAACGGCAGCGGCTATGGACGAGGACGCACTGACTCTGGAAGAACTTGAAGAACAGCAGAGGCGGATATGGGCGGCTCTCGAGCAGGCGGAGAGTGTCAACAGTGATTCAGATATTCCTGTGGACACACCTCTAACTGGGAACTCCGTTGCCTCTTCACCTTGTCCCAATGAGCTAGACCTCCCTGTCCCCGAGGGGAAAACCCTGGAAAAGCAGCCGCCAGATGAGCCCGACGTACCAGACACTTGTACAAAGAAGTCCGAAGTTGAGCATCCCTCGAGCCCAGATTCCGGGGCCACGTTGCTCTgtcagaaggaagaggaagagtctGCTCAGGTAACCTCTGGAGACGCTCTTCTGGATAATGGCGGCGTCGAATCCAACTGTGACATTAGGAACGGAAGCAGCCAGAAGCTCCTTCATGAGGACAGCAGTCCTTCAACTCTCGCTAAAATTCATAGTCCTATACCCGACATGAGCAAGTTTGCAACTGGAATAACGCCATTTGAATTTGAGAACATGGCGGAATCTACGGGAATGTACCTCAGGATAAGAAACTTGTTAAAGAACTCTCCCCGAAACCAGCAAAAAAACAAGAAGGCTTCCGAATAA